One part of the Cinclus cinclus chromosome 20, bCinCin1.1, whole genome shotgun sequence genome encodes these proteins:
- the GPRC5C gene encoding LOW QUALITY PROTEIN: G-protein coupled receptor family C group 5 member C (The sequence of the model RefSeq protein was modified relative to this genomic sequence to represent the inferred CDS: inserted 4 bases in 3 codons; deleted 1 base in 1 codon): MGWTRWGQGLGXPCHAVPCCAVPCQAAAAYVLAGWTCNLHWAAAQSQREXGQEKWEEEGGDTERQGKGTALSPAITSAIWSGPTFGVPGKLSGTXEEGIRTAPENSHVGRDHMGHRGIEPLLSCHQTPGKEPVGTCGCLVSSAAPWPCRGPWMPRCRMGTTAVLLALLPTATAQSTPPPGCSHDLSSLYYNLCDLSAGWGIGVEAVASLGVVTTFVLTIVLVASLPFVQDHQKKSLVATQVFFLLGTFGLFCLTFDFIVGPDFSTCTSRRFLFGVLFGICFSCLLAHAVALNFLARRNRAPRGWVTLAVALSLASVEVIINAEWLIITVARSGGGPGDPCQLADADFVMALIYVMALLVAAFGTAWPTLCGRYGRWRKHGAFILATTGLSVAIWLAWTIMYLYGNQRAGHKPGWDDPTLAIALVCNAAAFLLLYVIPEVTHVTRHGPEQAFEDDGYPTRGVGYETILKEQKSQSMFVENKAFSMDEPSFAKKPVSPYSGYNGQLLTSVYQPTEMALMHKGTSEGPYDVILPRASTSPMPGSASSTLRAEDAFSAQARHSSIPRDTRSCQVQSPYSRNRW; this comes from the exons ATGGGGTGGACGcggtggggacagggactgg ccCCGTGCCATGCTGTgccatgctgtgctgtgccgtgcCAGGCTGCGGCTGCCTACGTGCTAGCAGGCTGGACATGCAACCTGCACTGGGCTGCTGCCCAAAGCCAGAGGG GTGGACAGGAGAAGTGGGAAGAGGAAGGTGGTgacacagagagacaaggcAAGGGGACAGCTCTGTCCCCCGCTATCACCTCTGCCATCTGGTCTGGGCCCACATTTGGGGTTCCCGGGAAGCTGTCAGGCAC GGAGGAAGGGATCAGGACAGCCCCAGAGAACTCTCATGTTGGGAGGGATCATATGGGGCACAGAGGGATTGAGCCCCTCCTCAGCTGCCACCAAACTCCAGGCAAGGAGCCAGTG GGGACATGTGGCTGCCTGGTCtcatctgcagctccctggccaTGTCGG ggtcCCTGGATGCCACGGTGCAGGATGGGCACCACGGCcgtgctgctggccctgctccccacGGCCACCGCACAGTCCACGCCACCCCCCGGCTGCAGCCACGACCTCTCCTCCCTCTACTACAACCTCTGCGACCTCTCAGCAGGCTGGGGCATCGGGGTGGAAGCAGTGGCCAGCCTCGGCGTGGTGACCACCTTCGTGCTCACCATCGTCCTGGTGGCCAGCCTGCCCTTCGTGCAGGACCACCAGAAGAAGAGCCTGGTGGCCACGCAGGTCTTCTTCCTTCTGGGCACCTTTGGGCTCTTCTGCCTGACCTTTGACTTCATCGTGGGGCCGGATTTCTCCACCTGCACCTCACGTCGCTTCCTCTTCGGTGTCCTCTTCGGCATCTgcttctcctgcctgctggcGCACGCCGTGGCCCTCAACTTCTTGGCGCGGCGCAACCGGGCCCCGCGGGGCTGGGTGACGCTGGCGGTGGCCCTGTCCCTCGCCTCGGTCGAGGTCATCATCAACGCCGAGTGGCTCATCATCACAGTGGCACGGAGTGGGGGTGGCCCCGGGGACCCCTGCCAGCTGGCGGACGCTGACTTCGTCATGGCCCTCATCTACGTCATGGCCCTGCTGGTGGCCGCCTTTGGCACGGCCTGGCCAACCCTCTGCGGCCGCTATGGCCGCTGGCGCAAGCACGGCGCCTTCATCCTGGCCACCACCGGCCTCTCCGTGGCCATCTGGCTGGCGTGGACCATCATGTACTTGTATGGGAACCAGCGTGCCGGACACAAGCCTGGCTGGGATGATCCCACACTGGCCATCGCGCTGGTCTGTAACGCCGCCGCCTTCCTCCTGCTCTATGTCATCCCCGAGGTGACGCACGTGACACGGCACGGCCCTGAGCAGGCCTTTGAGGACGACGGCTACCCCACGCGTGGGGTGGGCTATGAGACCATCCTCAAGGAGCAGAAGTCGCAGAGCATGTTCGTGGAGAACAAGGCCTTCTCCATGGATGAGCCATCCTTTG CCAAGAAGCCGGTGTCCCCATACAGTGGCTACAATGGGCAGCTACTGACCAGCGTCTACCAGCCCACTGAGATGGCTCTGATGCACAAAGGGACG AGTGAAGGTCCCTACGACGTGATCCTGCCCCGTGCCTCCACCAGCCCCatgcctggcagtgccagctccaCGCTCCGAGCCGAGGACGCCTTCTCGGCACAAGCCCGGCACTCCAGCATCCCGAGGGACACCCGGAGCTGCCAG GTGCAGTCCCCGTACAGCAGGAACCGGTGGTGA
- the DNAI2 gene encoding dynein axonemal intermediate chain 2: MEIKYEYTRKRSEFGRPCSFSDFLAEVTVDIPPDPSLADDFIPQDPVDFAVQEGPVMALHEVNTDRVQVSIQGVNHVEGGWPKHVDPKNSELTTRYREEVEREEVYTRSVQRLGSLVEHYVKQNNTIDIYEEYFEEEEEEDEEDEPPSAKTINVLRDPNQTKRMAMHLSWHPDANRAVAVAYCSLEFQDSRKDMSFDSYIWDLEKPYSPELTLKPSSPVLTLEYNSKDWHHVLGGCYNGQIVYWDTRKGGLPMEMTPVEFSHRDPVYGACWLPSRTGTECFSGSTDGQILWWDIRKMSQPSEKLILDITREDQLKKALGAMSLDFSPTMPTKFLVGTEQGIIISCNRDAKTPPEKIANIFSSHIGAVYRVTRNPFFPKIFLSVGDWTARIWTEELMDSSSIMETKYHTPYLLDTCWSPMKPAVFFTTKSDGTLDIWDFLFHQKEPALSIKVSNEPLLSLCSQDNGRIIGCSTRMGTVFLLEISSGFCTLRKNEKTLTSSMFEREARREKVLQDKYRERLLREQERARARPEEQEDPQEVFKQVQADFLANIKAERRRRGMEDPGEGEEGEAAAQ, encoded by the exons ATGGAGATCAAGTACGAGTACACGCGGAAGCGCAGCGAATTCGGGCGGCCCTGCAGCTTCTCAGACTTCCTGGCCGAGGTGACCGTGGACATCCCACCCGACCCCAGCCTGGCTGATGACTTCATCCCACAGGACCCCGTGGActttgctgtgcaggagggtcctgTCATGGCCCTGCACGAG GTGAACACGGATCGGGTGCAGGTGTCCATCCAGGGTGTGAACCATGTGGAGGGTGGGTGGCCCAAGCACGTTGACCCCAAGAACTCAGAGCTGACCACCCGCTACCGGGAGGAGGTGGAGAGGGAAGAGGTCTACACCAGGAGTGTCCAGCGCCTTGGCTCT ctggtgGAGCACTACGTCAAGCAGAACAACACCATCGACATCTACGAGGAATATtttgaggaggaagaggaggaagatgaggaggatgagcCTCCCTCAGCCAAAACCATCAATGTCCTCAG GGACCCCAACCAGACCAAGAGGATGGCCATGCACCTCTCCTGGCACCCTGATGCCAACAGGGCAGTGGCTGTGGCTTATTGCAGCCTGGAATTCCAAGACAGCAGGAAGGACATGAGCTTTGATTCCTACATCTGGGATCTGG AAAAACCCTACAGCCCAGAGCTCACCCTCAAGCCCTCGTCCCCTGTGCTGACCCTGGAGTACAATTCCAAGGACTGGCATCATGTGCTGGGAGGCTGCTACAATGGGCAGATAG tgtaTTGGGACACCAGGAAAGGGGGGCTGCCCATGGAGATGACCCCTGTGGAGTTCAGCCACAGGGACCCTGTGTATGGAGCGTGCTGGCTGCCCTCCAGAACGGGCACTGAGTGCTTCTCAGGCTCCACCGATGGGCAG ATCCTGTGGTGGGACATCCGCAAGATGTCACAGCCCAGCGAGAAGCTGATCTTGGACATCACCCGGGAAGATCAGCTGAAGAAGGCTCTGGGTGCCATGTCCCTGGACTTTTCACCCACCATG cccaccaAGTTCCTcgtgggcacagagcagggcatcATCATCTCCTGCAATCGTGACGCCAAGACACCGCCCGAGAAAATTGCCAACATTTTCAGTAGCCACATCGGGGCTGTCTACAGAGTGACCAGGAACCCCTTCTTCCCCAAAATCTTCCTGTCAGTCGGTGACTGGACTGCTCGGATCTGGACAGAGGAGCTCATGGATTCATCATCAATTATGGAGACCAA GTACCACACTCCCTACCTTCTGGACACGTGCTGGAGCCCCATGAAGCCAGCCGTGTTCTTCACCACCAAGTCAGATGGGACCCTGGACATCTGGGACTTCCTCTTCCACCAGAAGGAGCCTGCCCTCAGCATCAAG gtgtccaACGAACCCCTGCTCAGCCTGTGCTCGCAGGACAACGGGCGCATCATTGGCTGTAGCACCAGGATGGGCACTGTCTTCCTCCTGGAGATCTCCTCAGGGTTCTGCACCCTCCGGAAGAACGAGAAGACCCTGACCTCCTCA ATGTTCGAGCGGGAGGCAAGGCGGGAGAAGGTCCTGCAGGACAAATATCGGGAGCGGCTGCTGCGGGAGCAGGAGCGGGCACGGGCCCggccagaggagcaggaggatcCCCAGGAGGTGTTCAAGCAGGTCCAAGCAGATTTCCTCGCCAACATCAAGGCAGAACGGCGCAGGAGGGGCATGGAAGACCCTGGAGAG GGTGAAGAGGGAGAGGCAGCTGCGCAGTag
- the GPR142 gene encoding probable G-protein coupled receptor 142: protein MTVPVPNSTAVSWAWSELEPELERSPCLVGIVPIVYYSVLLGLGLPVNILTAVALSRLATRTKKSSYWYLLALTTSDILTQVFIIFVGFILQTAILARAVPSAFIHTVNVLEFTANHASTWVTVLLTVDRYVALCHPLRYRTVSYPRRTRKIIVAVFAVALATGIPFYWWLDMWRDADPPTALDTALKWLHCVTIYFLPCSIFLATNSIIILKLKRRRRAGGSKTTALLLAVTTVFVVLWAPRTIVMMCHLYVASVRRDWRVHLALDIANMVAMLNTSLNFFLYCFVSQTFRRTVGEVLRGHPRQGPRRASGHFSPPALKPLKLLGSTTL from the exons ATGACGGTCCCGGTGCCCAACAGCACGGCGGTGTCATGGGCATGGTCAGAGCTGGAGCCAGAGCTGGAGCGGTCACCCTGCTTGGTTGGCATCGTCCCCATTGTGTATTACAGtgtcctgctggggctgggactgccag TGAACATCCTGACTGCCGTGGCCCTGTCCCGTCTGGCCACCAGGACCAAGAAGTCGTCGTACTGGTACCTGCTGGCCCTGACCACCTCCGACATCCTCACCCAGGTCTTCATCATCTTCGTGGGCTTCATCCTGCAGACAGCCATCCTGGCACGGGCAGTGCCCAGCGCCTTCATCCACACCGTCAACGTGCTGGAGTTCACAGCCAACCATGCGTCCACCTGGGTCACCGTCCTGCTGACCGTGGATCGCTACGTGGCCCTGTGCCACCCTCTGCGCTACCGCACCGTGTCCTACCCACGGCGCACCCGCAAGATCATCGTGGCCGTCTTCGCCGTGGCATTGGCCACCGGCATCCCCTTCTACTGGTGGCTGGATATGTGGCGTGACGCCGACCCCCCCACGGCGCTGGACACGGCGCTCAAGTGGCTGCACTGTGTCACCATCTacttcctgccctgcagcatcTTCCTGGCCACCAACTCCATCATCATCCTCAAGCTGAAGCGCCGGAGGCGCGCGGGGGGCAGCAAGACCACGGCCCTTCTGCTGGCCGTCACCACCGTCTTCGTCGTGCTCTGGGCTCCCCGGACCATCGTCATGATGTGCCACCTCTATGTGGCCTCGGTCAGGAGGGACTGGCGCGTGCACCTGGCTTTGGACATCGCCAACATGGTGGCCATGCTCAACACCTCCCTCAACTTCTTCCTCTACTGCTTCGTCAGCCAGACCTTCCGCCGCACGGTGGGCGAGGTGCTGCGGGGACACCCCCGGCAAGGCCCCCGCCGTGCCAGTGGCCACTTctcacccccagccctgaaACCACTGAAGCTGCTGGGCAGCACCACGCTCTGA
- the BTBD17 gene encoding BTB/POZ domain-containing protein 17, translating to MARLTGTRPVATRRWGCAAAFLLLLFTVQAAQKADFSGDSTAATINHSLTLLQRLQELLQNGNGSDSVLRVRSAASDEPKVFHTHQLLLSLQSEVFESLLHNQSVVTLYEPPETAALFEKFIRYLYCGGVSILLHQAIPMHQLASKYRVWGLQRGVAEYMRTHLASESSQGHVVGWYHYAVRVGDAALQESCLQYLAWNLSAVLGSAEWGSVSVELLLLLLERSDLVLHSELELYTAVEGWLSRRQPETPVAERVLRAIRYPMIAPSQLFRLQAQSAVLARHRGAVQDLLFQAFQFHAASPLHFAKYFDVNCSMFLPRNYLAPSWGSQWVITNPARDDRSTSFQTQLGPSSHDAGKRVTWNVLFSPRWLPVSLRPVYSDSVAGAIQPVRIEDGRPRLVITPAMSSPDFAGVTFQKTVLVGVRQQGRVLVKHAYSFHQSSDEAADFLVHADLQKRTSEYLIDNSLHLHIIIKPVYHSLIKVKK from the exons ATGGCCAGGCTGACGGGCACCCGGCCCGTGGCCACCCGCCGCTGGGGATGTGCcgctgccttcctcctcctcctcttcaccGTGCAAGCCG cccaaAAAGCTGATTTTAGCGGAGATTCCACGGCGGCCACCATCAACCACTCGCTGACGCTGCTGCagcggctgcaggagctgctgcagaacgGCAATGGCAGCGACTCGGTGCTGCGGGTCCGCTCGGCCGCCTCCGACGAACCCAAGGTGTTCCACAcacaccagctgctgctgagcctcCAGAGCGAGGTCTTCGAGAGCCTCCTGCACAACCAGAGTGTTGTGACCCTGTATGAGCCACCCGAGACTGCCGCGCTCTTCGAGAAGTTCATCAG GTACTTGTACTGCGGGGGGGTCTCCATTCTGCTGCACCAGGCCATCCCCATGCACCAGCTGGCCAGCAAATACCGGGTCTGGGGGCTGCAGCGTGGCGTGGCCGAATACATGAGGACCCACCTGGCCAGCGAGTCGAGCCAGGGCCACGTGGTGGGCTGGTACCACTACGCCGTGCGCGTCGGGGACGCGGcgctgcaggagagctgcctcCAGTACCTGGCCTGGAACCTGTCGGCGGTGCTGGGCAGCGCCGAATGGGGCTCGGTGAgcgtggagctgctgctgctgctgctggagcgCTCCGACCTGGTGCTGCACAGCGAGCTGGAGCTCTACACTGCCGTGGAGGGCTGGCTGAGCCGCCGGCAGCCCGAGACACCCGTGGCAGAGCGGGTGCTGCGCGCCATCCGCTACCCCATGATCGCTCCCAGCCAGCTGTTCCGGCTGCAGGCGCAGTCGGCGGTGCTGGCGCGGCACCGCGGCGCGGTGCAGGACCTGCTCTTCCAGGCTTTCCAGTTCCACGCCGCCTCCCCGCTCCACTTCGCCAAGTACTTTGACGTCAACTGCAGCATGTTCCTACCCCGCAACTACCTCGCGCCCAGCTGGGGCTCCCAGTGGGTCATCACCAACCCGGCGCGGGACGACCGCAGCACCAGCTTCCAGACCCAGCTGGGGCCCAGCAGCCACGACGCGGGCAAGAGGGTGACCTGGAACGTGCTGTTCTCGCCGCGCTGGCTGCCCGTCAGCCTGCGCCCCGTGTACTCGGACTCGGTGGCGGGCGCCATCCAGCCCGTGCGCATCGAGGACGGGCGCCCGCGCCTCGTCATCACCCCGGCCATGAGCAGCCCCGACTTTGCTGGAGTCACCTTCCAGAAGACCGTGCTGGTGGGTGTGAGGCAGCAGGGCCGTGTGCTGGTCAAGCACGCCTACAGCTTCCACCAGAGCTCGGATGAGGCGGCCGATTTCCTGGTGCACGCCGACCTGCAGAAACGCACCTCCGAGTACCTCATCGACAACTCCCTGCACCTCCACATCATCATCAAGCCTGTCTACCACTCCCTCATTAAGGTGAAGAAGTAA
- the CCDC137 gene encoding coiled-coil domain-containing protein 137 — protein MAGTPGPGQRQKPVRGPRQKLRSGPKQRQRPGPKQGQRPGPGQKAGAGSEHGPAVPLRSRKEKKDNMKPKHPDEQEIPFRLRELMRSREALKRPDAGKRRVAEKKQQQESKGPKAPGDNPVPKFRRGKGESERSYICRMEQEVQRIRFLTENQLQREPEKEATAPEKSKRKKEFQKRKLEKARKRKEEKKEAMLEKSLFQDTVPFGEVVTQPPTITSRPRGRGPAEQLAHLCLQAGRKQLLLSPRLGQSQEFPVSPVSPVMSMARQRILEEERTRVIQAYRDIQRRKQLERERARAGPG, from the exons ATGGCTGGGACACCGGGACCGGGACAGCGGCAGAAACCGGTCCGGGGACCGCGACAGAAACTGAGATCGGGACCGAAACAGAGACAGAGACCGGGACCGAAACAGGGACAGAGACCGGGACCGGGACAGAAAGCGGGAGCAGGATCGGAACATGGACCGGCTGTCCCGCTGCGCAGCAG gaaggagaagaaggacAATATGAAGCCCAAACACCCTGACGAGCAGGAGATCCCGTTCCGTCTGCGGGAGCTCATGCGGAGCCGCGAGGCCCTGAAGCGCCCAGATGCTGGGAAGAGGCGGGTGGCAG agaagaagcagcagcaggaatccaAAGGCCCCAAGGCCCCAGGGGACAACCCTGTGCCCAAGTTCCGGAGGGGCAAGGGGGAGTCAGAGCGTTCCTACATCTGCCGCATGGAGCAGGAGGTGCAGCGCATCCGCTTCCTCACGGAGAATCAGCTCCAGCGGGAGCCTGAGAAGGAGGCGACGGCTCCAGAGAagtccaaaaggaaaaaaga GTTTCAGAAAAGGAAGCTGGAAAAAGCTcggaagaggaaggaggagaagaaagaggcCATGCTGGAGAAGAGCCTGTTCCAAG ACACGGTGCCGTTCGGAGAGGTGGTAACACAGCCACCCACCATCACCTCACGGCCCAGGGGACGGGGTCCTGCTGagcag CTGGCTCATCTCTGCCTGCAGGCTGGACGGAAGCAGCTCCTCCTGTCGCCTCGCCTGGGCCAGAGCCAGGAGTTCCccgtgtcccctgtgtccccggTGATGTCGATGGCTCGCCAGCGCATCCTGGAGGAGGAGCGGACTCGCGTCATCCAGGCCTACAGGGACATCCAGAGGCGCAAACAGCTGGAGCGGGAGCGTGCCCGGGCCGGTCCGGGCTGA